TACAGGATCTTTCTAGTCGAATTCATCCAGTTTTTGGAGTAGTGTTTACATCATTACTTTACCTTACAATTGGACCATTTTTTGCTGCCCCAAGAACAGGAGCTGTTGCATATGATATTGGTATTGCCTCTTTTGTGAGTAATAGCAATGGACATGTTGGTTTGATTATTTTTACCTTATTATTTTTTGTAGTCACACTTTGGTTCTCGCTCAACCCAGCAAGAATTGTTGATAATGTTGGGAAAATATTATCACCTGCAATTATTATTCTTATTTTTGTGTTATTAATTATGATTGTTGTTAAACCTGTAGGGGTGATTGGAGCGCCCCAGCACTCATATAGCAATGGTGCTTTTATGAAAGGTTTAATGGAGGGATATAATACGATGGATGCTCTTGCTTCCCTTGTATTTGGCATAATTGTTATCAATGCAATTCGTTCTATGGGCATAACAACCTCCCGTGGGATCTTACTTGCATCAGCAAAATCGGGTATTATTGCAGTAGTGTTTCTGGGAATCATTTATGTGGGGATTGCATATCTAGGAGCAACAAGTACAGAAGTATTTGGCCTGTTTGATAATGGTGGTCCTGTTCTCGGAAAGGCAGCGTACCATTATTTTGGATCAATTGGAACACTAATGTTATCTATTATTATCATACTTGCCTGCCTAACAACCAGTATTGGTCTAATGACAGCTTGTGGTGAATACTTTCATAATATTTTTCCAAAGATCAGTTATAAGATGTGGGTTTTCTTTTTCTCATTTGTTTCCTTTATTATTGCCAATTTTGGATTATCCAATATTATAACCTTCTCTATTCCTGTATTGATGTTTCTTTATCCATTGGCAATTACCATAATGCTGTTGGCCTTTTTATCAAAACTATTTTACCATTCGCGCATTGTTTATACTACCGCAATTGTGGTTACCTTTTGTATTAGCATAATAGATGGTTTTAAGACTTTATGCCAACTCCTTGAAATTGGGTATTTTGAATGGTTGAAACCAATTGTCTCATTGTATGAAAGTGTTTTACCTCTATATAACAATGGACTTGGTTGGCTGATTCCTGTTATAGTTGCAATTATCATATCATCATTGTTTGTACGCTCAAAAAAAACAAACAACTGTTCATATTAAAAATAAAGCCGAAAGCGCACTATAAGTTTTATTGCATCCCCCTTATATGGGGGATATTTTAATTTTCTAAAGTCTTTTTTTATAATAAGTCTAATATCAAGAGAATGAGTATCAAGAGATTGAGGTGTTTTTGTGGAATTACGGCAATTAAGATTATTTATTGAAGTGGCCAAACATAAAAGTATTACGAAAGCTGCAGAGAATATGCATTTATCGCAACCGGCTTTAAGCAAGTCCATTATTTCTTTAGAGGAAGAGCTTGGTATGATATTAATTATCCGGACCAACAAGACAAGCGATCTAACAGATGCTGGAAAGGTAGTCCTTGAATATGCACTAAGAATGACAGTGCTGCTTGATGAAATGAAAACGACTTTAAATGATTTGACGAACCTATCTAGAGGGCAAATCAACATAGGATTGCCACCGTTTATTGGTAGTTTATTTTTCCCAAGGGTTATAGCTAAGTTTCATCAGGCCTTCCCCAATATAGAATTGAACATTACAGAATACGGTGGGGCCCGCGTAGTTAAAAGCGTAGAAGAGGGTGAATTTGAACTAGGGGTCGCTGTACTCCCATTAGATGAGCAGCAATTTTCTGTTTACCCAATTGTGGAAGAAGAGATGAGACTTTTAGTTTACAAAGATCATCACTTGGCCACCCGTAAAGAAGTGGAATTAAAGGAGTTAATGGATGAGGAGTTTATCTTTTATCATGAGGAATTTGCTTTAAACCAAATTATGAGGAACCATTTCATTGCATCAGGCTTTGAACCGAAAATTTTATTCAAGAGTTCACAATGGGACCTGATGACGGAGATGGTTGCAGCAAATCTGGGGATTACCATTCTTCCTCAATCTATTTGTAACAGAGCGTTTAATTCTGATCTAAAAATAATCAGGCTTAAGAATGATATTATGTGGAGACTTGCTGTCATTACAAAGAAAGACCGTTATATTTCCAATGCAGGGAGAATCTTTATTGACTTCATTCTTAAAGATCCATTATAACTTTTGGTTATGAAAACCATTCTAAATCTGTATTTTACGAATGATGAATATGGATGTACTATTACTAATAGTTAATTCAAGGAAACGAAGGGGAGTATACTTGCTCCCTTTTTTTATTTTAGGGAGGATGTACATAATGAAACTAGGAGTAATAGTGATACAAGTGTTATTTATTCATGTTTTCCTATTTTTGGGTGTTGTGCTAAAGAATTTGATTCCTCTTCCAATTCCAGCTTCTATGTTCGGATTAGGTATTCTATTTATTGCACTTTATTTCAAAGTTATTAAACTGAAATGGGTGGAAAACGGGGCAAGATGGCTAATGGCAGAGCTTTTACTGTTCTTTATCCCATCGGCCGTTGGAATTGTTAATTACGATGAAATTATCAGCCTTCAAGGAGCGGAAATCGTTGTCTTAATTACTATCAGCACTGTCATTGTTATGGGAATGACTGCTCTGATTGCAGAAAAAATCTCAGGGCGAAATAGGAGTGAGCACCAATGATGATGATTCTTTTTACAATCTTAACGTATATTATCTATCGGTTTGCCAAAAAAACATATAGTAAATTAACTCTACCATTCTTTCATCCGTTATTGATGGCACCACTCTTATTAATAGCCTTAATATCCATTACCCACGTTTCAGCCACTCGATATCTAGAAGCGTCTAAGTTGCTAACGCATCTTTTGGGTCCAGCTACTGTAGCTTTTGCTGTACCAATATATAAAAATTTATCAATCATAAAAAAATACATTGTAACAATAATAGTAAGTATTACCTCAGGGACACTCGTAGCTATTTTTTCTACCTTGGGCCTTTCAAAATTAATTCATTTGAAATATGACTTTGTTACTTCAATTATTCCTAGGTCTATTACCACTCCAATTGCTATAGAGGTGTCAAAAGAAATTGGTGGATTGCCTACCTTAACCACTGTATTTGTCATATTAACAGGTGTAATTGGCGGAGTTGTAGGTCCATTGGTAATTAAATCTCTGTCCATTAAAACTCCCATTGCCAAAGGACTTGCTTTAGGAATGGGGGCCCATGGAGCGGGGACAAATAAAGCGTTGGAGTACGGTGAGCAAGAAGCCACTTTTTCATCTTTAGCGATGATTTTTGCCGCATTCATTACTTTAATTTGGGCAGCCTTGCTTATTCCTCCATTAATGACTATTCCGCACTTATTTTAATAAATACTTTTAAAAAGACCCAAAGTGGTCTTTTTTCAATTGTTAATAAACTATACTTTCTTTAGGACTTTAAGTATACAACAGTTGCATAGGGGAATAGGCAGCTATATCATAGTTTTTAATAGGAATAGTATATAGGAGGCAGTGAATATGTCAGTAGAAATTGGTTTTATCGGACTTGGTAATATGGGACAGCCAATGGTTTTAAATCTTTTAAAAGCAGGATATAAAGTGAAGGTGTATAACCGTACACCTAGTAAAACAGCAATTGCAGTAAAAGCTGGTGCTCAGCAAGTACATACATTAGCTGATGTTGTTACACCTGGTGGAATCGTCGTAACAATGGTTTCAAACGATCAGTCCCTCGAAGAGATTGTTTTAGGAACGAATGGCTTTGGGGAGAGGTTAGGGACTGGTGGTATTCACTTATCAATGAGTACTGTTTCTCCAGAAATATCCAAGAAACTAGCAGCCTTTCACCAACAGAATGGCAGCCATTACGTGGCATCTCCAGTCTTTGGTCGTCCTGAGGCAGCTGCTGCACAAAAATTAAATATTCTCTCCTCAGGTCAAAGTGAGGCTAAAGAACGAGTAAAGCCCGTTCAGGAAGCAATGGGTCAGCGGGTTTTTGATATTGGTGAAGAACCAGGTGCTGCTAATGTAATAAAGCTTGGTGGTAATTTCATGATAATGGCTGCCATGGAGGCAATGGCTGAGTCCTTTAATTTAGCAGAGAAACATGGTATTGACAGAGAGCTGGCTGCAGAAGTTTATTCGTCAACATTATTTGCTTGTACGGTGTATCAAGGATATGGTGAGATGATTGCTAAGAAACTGTTTGAACCTGCGGGTTTTCAGCTTGGTTTGGGTCTAAAGGATTGCAATCTAGTCATAGATGAAGCTAACTCCACAAAAACACCGATGCCACTTGCTAATTTACTACAAAATCGACTCCTTACTTCTGTCGAGAAGGGCCGTGAGAATCAAGACTGGTCAGCCTTAGCTAGAATATCGTTGGAAGAGGCAGGATTAGAATAAAAACAAAAAATGGATTAACTGGTAGATTATAATATAATTATGTTAACTGTTTGTTGTAAAAACAAGCTACTTGTGGTAGCTTGTTTTCATTATATTAGGCTGTGTTAAAGATCAGTGTTGATTTTTACCCCCTGTTGATTGGAGCGGAAGGCACGAAGACTCCTGTGGGAGTATGGCTCAGGGGAGACCCCGCAGGCGCGTTTCTCCGAGGAGGCTCGCCGAAACACCCACGGTAAGCGAAGTGCCTGAAGCGGAAATCAACAGGCAAGTTTAACAGAGTCTTATATTAAAAGATTAATGCCTTTGTATCAGTCTCTAATAATTTTAAA
The window above is part of the Bacillus sp. SORGH_AS_0510 genome. Proteins encoded here:
- the brnQ gene encoding branched-chain amino acid transport system II carrier protein produces the protein MQNKLNFSRYFIIGVMLFALFFGAGNLIFPASLGQKAGSNIWLAVSGFLITGIGLPFLGILAMGVSGSKNLQDLSSRIHPVFGVVFTSLLYLTIGPFFAAPRTGAVAYDIGIASFVSNSNGHVGLIIFTLLFFVVTLWFSLNPARIVDNVGKILSPAIIILIFVLLIMIVVKPVGVIGAPQHSYSNGAFMKGLMEGYNTMDALASLVFGIIVINAIRSMGITTSRGILLASAKSGIIAVVFLGIIYVGIAYLGATSTEVFGLFDNGGPVLGKAAYHYFGSIGTLMLSIIIILACLTTSIGLMTACGEYFHNIFPKISYKMWVFFFSFVSFIIANFGLSNIITFSIPVLMFLYPLAITIMLLAFLSKLFYHSRIVYTTAIVVTFCISIIDGFKTLCQLLEIGYFEWLKPIVSLYESVLPLYNNGLGWLIPVIVAIIISSLFVRSKKTNNCSY
- a CDS encoding LysR family transcriptional regulator: MELRQLRLFIEVAKHKSITKAAENMHLSQPALSKSIISLEEELGMILIIRTNKTSDLTDAGKVVLEYALRMTVLLDEMKTTLNDLTNLSRGQINIGLPPFIGSLFFPRVIAKFHQAFPNIELNITEYGGARVVKSVEEGEFELGVAVLPLDEQQFSVYPIVEEEMRLLVYKDHHLATRKEVELKELMDEEFIFYHEEFALNQIMRNHFIASGFEPKILFKSSQWDLMTEMVAANLGITILPQSICNRAFNSDLKIIRLKNDIMWRLAVITKKDRYISNAGRIFIDFILKDPL
- a CDS encoding CidA/LrgA family protein — protein: MKLGVIVIQVLFIHVFLFLGVVLKNLIPLPIPASMFGLGILFIALYFKVIKLKWVENGARWLMAELLLFFIPSAVGIVNYDEIISLQGAEIVVLITISTVIVMGMTALIAEKISGRNRSEHQ
- a CDS encoding LrgB family protein, translated to MMMILFTILTYIIYRFAKKTYSKLTLPFFHPLLMAPLLLIALISITHVSATRYLEASKLLTHLLGPATVAFAVPIYKNLSIIKKYIVTIIVSITSGTLVAIFSTLGLSKLIHLKYDFVTSIIPRSITTPIAIEVSKEIGGLPTLTTVFVILTGVIGGVVGPLVIKSLSIKTPIAKGLALGMGAHGAGTNKALEYGEQEATFSSLAMIFAAFITLIWAALLIPPLMTIPHLF
- a CDS encoding NAD(P)-dependent oxidoreductase, with the protein product MSVEIGFIGLGNMGQPMVLNLLKAGYKVKVYNRTPSKTAIAVKAGAQQVHTLADVVTPGGIVVTMVSNDQSLEEIVLGTNGFGERLGTGGIHLSMSTVSPEISKKLAAFHQQNGSHYVASPVFGRPEAAAAQKLNILSSGQSEAKERVKPVQEAMGQRVFDIGEEPGAANVIKLGGNFMIMAAMEAMAESFNLAEKHGIDRELAAEVYSSTLFACTVYQGYGEMIAKKLFEPAGFQLGLGLKDCNLVIDEANSTKTPMPLANLLQNRLLTSVEKGRENQDWSALARISLEEAGLE